The following proteins come from a genomic window of Synechococcus sp. BIOS-E4-1:
- a CDS encoding Nif11-like leader peptide family natural product precursor, giving the protein MSEEQLKAFIEKVKADTSLQEQLKAAADVDAALAIAKEAGFMLSADDIRTKISDDELEGAAGGGTNPCINNSQQWKCVKYNSGQ; this is encoded by the coding sequence GTGTCAGAAGAACAACTCAAAGCGTTCATAGAAAAGGTCAAAGCAGACACCAGTCTTCAGGAGCAGCTCAAAGCAGCCGCTGATGTTGACGCAGCTCTTGCAATTGCGAAAGAGGCTGGGTTTATGCTTTCAGCTGATGACATTCGGACCAAGATTTCAGATGATGAGCTGGAAGGGGCGGCTGGAGGTGGGACCAATCCATGTATCAATAATAGTCAACAGTGGAAATGTGTAAAATACAACAGTGGACAGTAA
- a CDS encoding inverse autotransporter beta domain-containing protein: protein MRGLTPDPIQHSFRLSLSLSGVAAMALANTPLQPVAAQEAGSAEDLGDVMGISLKDVVKPTFGFQGALQGAGTPNQAGIGGFFPIAVGENSVFFADVLLNANFADREGDSNIIDTDVAGGTVSTSTRVGYRWLNGDRSWMYGLNAGYDSRTIESGNADTSIPVFDKQTIFFNQIAINAEAVSNSWTFNGYGLIPFGDIEQKLNSHYDAGALNTYSLDVGYFISPQLHAPAGYYYQHRDQEEVDGSGVRGRLAYEMTSGVTAGVNISYDEAFDTRVSADLSIRFGGPSTTASKKKKWEAPTLNALSVSPKNRDVRVHDRPGKGGCTEFGCGEWALL from the coding sequence ATGCGTGGACTGACGCCTGATCCAATACAGCATTCCTTTCGCCTGTCGTTATCGCTGAGCGGTGTTGCTGCAATGGCACTCGCCAATACTCCTCTTCAGCCAGTAGCTGCTCAAGAGGCAGGTAGCGCAGAGGATCTCGGTGATGTGATGGGCATCAGCCTCAAGGATGTGGTCAAGCCCACCTTTGGCTTCCAAGGCGCTCTACAAGGAGCAGGAACACCGAATCAAGCAGGTATTGGCGGGTTCTTTCCAATTGCTGTTGGCGAGAACAGTGTGTTCTTTGCTGATGTGCTGCTCAATGCCAACTTCGCTGACCGTGAGGGCGACAGCAACATAATCGATACCGATGTCGCTGGTGGAACAGTGTCCACCTCAACGCGTGTTGGTTACCGCTGGCTGAATGGCGACCGCAGCTGGATGTATGGCCTCAATGCTGGCTACGACAGCCGCACTATTGAATCAGGCAACGCCGATACCAGTATCCCCGTCTTTGATAAGCAAACGATCTTTTTCAATCAGATCGCCATTAACGCAGAAGCGGTGTCCAACAGCTGGACCTTTAATGGCTATGGGCTGATCCCCTTCGGGGATATTGAGCAAAAGCTAAATAGTCACTATGACGCTGGTGCACTGAACACCTACAGCCTAGATGTTGGCTATTTCATTAGTCCACAACTTCATGCCCCTGCTGGTTATTACTACCAACACCGTGATCAAGAAGAGGTTGATGGCTCTGGTGTGCGTGGACGCTTGGCTTATGAAATGACCAGTGGAGTCACAGCAGGGGTAAACATTTCCTACGACGAAGCATTCGACACAAGAGTTTCTGCTGATCTCAGCATTCGTTTTGGTGGTCCCAGCACAACAGCATCTAAGAAGAAAAAGTGGGAAGCACCGACGCTTAATGCGTTATCAGTATCACCAAAAAATCGAGATGTACGTGTGCACGACCGACCGGGGAAGGGAGGTTGTACGGAATTCGGCTGCGGTGAATGGGCACTACTATAG
- a CDS encoding metallothionein gives MNSTFVKCQCFDPECQCRIEVTKAVMRNGKAFCSEGCADGHGCGCNRGLCPNAPIL, from the coding sequence ATGAATTCGACTTTCGTCAAATGCCAATGCTTTGACCCCGAGTGTCAGTGCCGAATCGAGGTCACAAAAGCTGTGATGCGCAACGGCAAAGCTTTCTGCTCTGAGGGATGCGCTGATGGGCATGGCTGTGGTTGCAATCGGGGGCTTTGCCCAAACGCACCGATTCTGTGA
- a CDS encoding DUF1651 domain-containing protein has translation MPNKDRPQVERHPPKNGVGWLLNDQQGKVCSFTNANPTSHAQWVIVEPRPLRGGGQPVIRRMLRHNAIEALETMQKSGGWKRCQPRW, from the coding sequence ATGCCGAACAAGGACCGCCCACAGGTTGAACGGCACCCACCAAAGAATGGTGTCGGCTGGTTGCTGAATGATCAGCAGGGGAAGGTCTGCAGCTTCACCAACGCCAATCCGACTTCTCATGCCCAGTGGGTCATCGTCGAGCCCAGGCCATTACGCGGCGGTGGTCAGCCAGTGATTCGCAGGATGCTGCGCCACAACGCCATCGAAGCCTTGGAAACCATGCAGAAGTCAGGTGGTTGGAAGCGGTGTCAGCCCAGGTGGTGA